The following coding sequences lie in one Zingiber officinale cultivar Zhangliang chromosome 2B, Zo_v1.1, whole genome shotgun sequence genomic window:
- the LOC122048466 gene encoding AP2-like ethylene-responsive transcription factor BBM2, whose product MASMNDWLAFSLSPQEVPNSSQIPHLISSLAAGVSGSSYVDDPPMGIPTIRNDGSFGVLEAFHRPVHQNHDWNLKILDFKGAGSPSELSMLVGSSRSYRNHTGIHDDQEEPKLEDFLGGNDSFADHDQKAVLPDYMFPVQDASVVLTHDHGAGGLIHTVGSFSGSSSGSNNNSIGLSMIKTWLRNQPAGTVDRITDREMVAVAGESSSSAGNATNIAAYANTNAPQGLSLSMSTGTQSKSGSGAVLPLLPPVAMGGGGESSCSNSKQKGAGIGQLDAQTGAIEAISRKPADTFGQRTSIYRGVTRHRWTGRYEAHLWDNSCRREGQTRKGRQVYLGGYDKEDKAARAYDLAALKYWGPATTTNFPISNYEKEMEEMKHMTRQELVASLRRKSSGFSRGASIYRGVTRHHQHGRWQARIGRVAGNKDLYLGTFGTQEEAAEAYDVAAIKFRGLNAVTNFDMSRYDVKSILENSTLAIGGGGAKRLKEAAAEDRAEARVHGHLIRAATADDHGRHLLAPGEHFDAAGFGWPTIAFRQPPGQVENSSPLALQYHPYAPPPQRAGWCKQEQEAAHGGHGLRQLRLGGAHNFFLQSSPANAVLHDLVTLEYSPLEPGTGPSNSAVYNAGGYQQGGFATPMAAMDHRGLDADDSSAYYLAQHLDTNSATWMPTSGQATDSRSVAGASFLRAWNNDG is encoded by the exons ATGGCTTCCATGAATGACTGGTTAGCCTTCTCTCTTTCCCCGCAGGAGGTGCCGAATTCCTCACAAATCCCTCATCTCATCTCCTCGCTCGCGGCCGGTGTCTCCGGTAGCAGCTACGTCGACGATCCTCCGATGGGGATACCGACCATCAGAAACGATGGCTCTTTCGGTGTCTTAGAGGCCTTCCATCGACCTGTGCACCAAAACCATG ACTGGAACCTGAAGATCTTGGACTTCAAGGGCGCCGGCTCGCCGTCTGAGTTGTCGATGCTGGTTGGGTCCAGCAGAAGCTACCGGAACCACACCGGCATTCATGACGACCAGGAGGAGCCCAAACTCGAAGACTTTCTCGGCGGAAACGACTCCTTCGCCGATCACGACCAGAAAGCAGTGCTTCCCGACTACATGTTCCCGGTGCAAGACGCTTCCGTCGTCTTGACACACGATCACGGAGCCGGCGGCCTGATCCACACCGTCGGGTCTTTCTCCGGAAGCAGCAGCGGCAGCAACAACAACTCCATCGGGCTGTCGATGATCAAGACGTGGTTGAGGAACCAACCGGCCGGCACCGTCGACAGAATCACTGACCGCGAAATGGTGGCGGTCGCCGGAGAGAGTAGCAGCAGCGCGGGCAATGCGACGAATATTGCGGCGTACGCGAACACGAACGCGCCGCAGGGGCTGTCGTTGTCGATGAGCACCGGGACGCAGTCGAAAAGCGGCTCTGGCGCCGTCCTACCGCTGCTGCCTCCAGTCGCAATGGGCGGCGGCGGCGAGAGTTCCTGCTCCAACAGCAAGCAGAAAGGGGCAGGAATCGGGCAGCTCGATGCCCAAACAGGTGCAATCGAAGCGATCTCAAGGAAACCGGCGGACACATTCGGCCAAAGAACTTCCATTTACCGGGGCGTCACAAG GCATAGATGGACAGGTAGATACGAGGCTCATCTGTGGGACAATAGTTGCAGAAGAGAAGGACAGACTCGCAAAGGTAGACAAG TCTATTTAG GTGGATATGACAAAGAAGACAAGGCAGCAAGGGCCTATGATTTAGCTGCTCTCAAGTATTGGGGTCCCGCGACCACTACCAATTTCCCA ATAAGCAATTATGAGAAAGAGATGGAGGAGATGAAACACATGACGAGGCAGGAACTTGTTGCATCTCTTAGAAG AAAAAGCAGTGGATTCTCTAGGGGTGCTTCCATTTATCGTGGAGTTACTAGGCATCACCAGCATGGTCGATGGCAAGCAAGAATAGGAAGAGTAGCCGGAAACAAGGACCTCTACTTGGGAACTTTCG gtACACAGGAAGAGGCCGCCGAGGCGTACGACGTGGCGGCGATTAAATTCCGCGGTCTCAACGCGGTGACCAACTTCGACATGAGCCGCTACGACGTCAAGAGCATCCTCGAGAACAGCACCCTCGCCATCGGCGGCGGAGGAGCCAAGCGGCTCAAGGAAGCCGCAGCCGAAGACCGCGCGGAGGCCAGGGTCCACGGGCACCTGATCCGGGCGGCTACCGCTGATGATCACGGCCGGCACCTCCTCGCCCCCGGAGAGCACTTCGATGCAGCCGGCTTCGGCTGGCCCACCATCGCCTTCCGCCAGCCACCCGGGCAGGTGGAGAACTCTTCGCCGCTCGCACTACAGTATCACCCCTACGCCCCGCCGCCGCAGCGCGCGGGGTGGTGCAAGCAGGAGCAGGAGGCGGCGCACGGCGGGCACGGCCTCCGTCAGCTCCGCTTGGGCGGAGCGCACAACTTCTTCCTCCAGTCGTCACCGGCCAACGCCGTTCTCCACGACTTAGTCACCTTGGAGTACTCGCCGCTCGAGCCCGGAACCGGGCCGTCCAACTCGGCCGTCTATAACGCCGGCGGCTACCAGCAGGGTGGGTTTGCGACGCCGATGGCGGCGATGGATCATCGAGGATTGGACGCCGACGACAGCAGCGCTTATTATCTCGCGCAGCATTTGGATACCAATAGCGCCACATGGATGCCGACGTCGGGTCAAGCTACGGATTCCAGGTCCGTCGCCGGAGCATCATTCTTGAGGGCGTGGAATAATGATGGATGA